The Effusibacillus pohliae DSM 22757 genome segment ATCCTCTGCGCAAGGAATTTCCGGCTGGCCTGCATGTGCCAAGGGTGCAAAGCCGGGAAACGTTTATGCAGTATGAGGGAGAAGACGTCACGGAAGTTCCGGTCGGTCCCATTCACGCCGGAATCATTGAACCGGGTCATTTTCGATTTGGCGTGGTCGGCGACACCATTTTGCATTTGGATGCAAGACTTTTCTATACACATCGCGGTCTGGAAAAGGCCAGTGAGGGAATGCCTCTGCGCAAGGCGTTGTATTTGGCGGAGCGGATATGCGGGGTATGCGCCTTGTCCCATGCGGTTTCTTTCGCACAGGCGGTGGAAGCTGCAGGGCAGGTGCAGATACCGCTCCGCGCCAGGTATTTGCGGACTCTCTTCCTGGAATTGGAACGTTTGTACAACCATATCGGGGATGTCGGGAACGTATGCGCGGGATTTGGATTTGCCGTTGGGGTCAGCCAGGGGGCAAGGCTCAAGGAAGAATTGTTGCAACTTAATGAACGGATCGTTGGCCACCGCTATTTGCGGGGGATCATTGATCTTGGCGGCACGCGCATTGACTTGACACCAAAAGATTGTGTAGATATTCGGCTGACCCTGCAGAGAGTGGAGGCGGAGTTTCAAGAACTGGTCGAAATTCTGCTCTCGCATGAAATTGCGATCGACCGGATGGCTGCCACCGGGGTGCTCACGTTGGAACAGGCGAATGATCTGGAGGTAGTGGGCGTGGCGGCAAGGGCCTCCGGACGGAATATCGATGTCAGACGTGACCAACCTTATGCAGCCTATCGGCACGTGGCATTTGACGTACCGACTTTGCAGGAAGGCGATGTGCTCGCCAGGGTTCGTGTACGGATTGCTGAGGTGTTTCAATCGTTTTCCATTATTCGTCAAGTGTTGGATAAGCTTCCCGCAGGAGCCGTTATCACCCCGATTCCGGAACTTTTGCCTTATCAATCGTCGATGGGATGGACGGAGTCCCCGCGGGGAGAGACCGTGCATTGGCTGATGATCGGGCCGAACCAAAGCGTATATCGCTATCGGGTGCGTTCTGCCACGTACAACAACTGGCCGGCCGTCCCGCTTGCGGTGAAAGGAAATCTTGTTCCGGATTTTCCGCTGATCAATAAAAGCTTTGAATTGTGTTACGCTTGTTGCGACCGATGAAATTCGCCGAAAATGAAAAATGACAGTAGGGGTTGGAACCAGATGATGAACATCTTGCGAAAAATTTTTCG includes the following:
- a CDS encoding hydrogenase large subunit → MEKHKKQLLSRIRQQLGQKLLSMDESAQNETMITIEKNDLPAVCRFLCKEKEARLFTMVGNDERDVSGSFALYYVFSFDRLHHFITVKTRIDELDPTFPSVAVELPAANWYEREVKDLLGLRPQGHPDPRPLVLHGDWPEELHPLRKEFPAGLHVPRVQSRETFMQYEGEDVTEVPVGPIHAGIIEPGHFRFGVVGDTILHLDARLFYTHRGLEKASEGMPLRKALYLAERICGVCALSHAVSFAQAVEAAGQVQIPLRARYLRTLFLELERLYNHIGDVGNVCAGFGFAVGVSQGARLKEELLQLNERIVGHRYLRGIIDLGGTRIDLTPKDCVDIRLTLQRVEAEFQELVEILLSHEIAIDRMAATGVLTLEQANDLEVVGVAARASGRNIDVRRDQPYAAYRHVAFDVPTLQEGDVLARVRVRIAEVFQSFSIIRQVLDKLPAGAVITPIPELLPYQSSMGWTESPRGETVHWLMIGPNQSVYRYRVRSATYNNWPAVPLAVKGNLVPDFPLINKSFELCYACCDR